The proteins below come from a single Carassius carassius chromosome 11, fCarCar2.1, whole genome shotgun sequence genomic window:
- the LOC132152527 gene encoding C-X-C chemokine receptor type 1-like, with amino-acid sequence METTTPDFIYPDLVTPCPQTMQYLNSMVLVLVYAIVFCLSLPGNMVVIFVVSCMENRRTSTDVYLMHLAIADLLFSLTLPFWATYFHVGHWMFGTVMCKLISGLQEATFYCCVFLLACISIDRYLAIVKATQFLAQKQHLVGKVCAVVWLCAFMLSLPIMINREAFVSSSTEQYICHDNLTAENMDNWRLSWRILHHTLGFFLPLAVMIFCYGFTICTLCRLRNSQKQKAMRVILFVVLAFIVCWLPNNILELTDNLMRGGHVKETCKLRDRIDVALYITQALAFTHCAINPILYAFIGKKFRNQLLKSLFKKGLLGRDTMSKYRVGSAYSSASTRQMSVTL; translated from the coding sequence ATGGAAACTACTACTCCAGATTTCATATACCCTGATTTGGTGACTCCCTGCCCACAAACCATGCAGTATCTGAACAGCATGGTTTTGGTCTTAGTTTATGCCATAGTCTTCTGTCTGAGCTTGCCAGGCAACATGGTGGTGATATTCGTGGTGAGTTGCATGGAGAACCGCAGGACGTCAACTGACGTTTACCTGATGCATTTGGCCATCGCCGACTTGCTCTTTTCTTTGACACTCCCATTCTGGGCTACTTACTTTCACGTCGGCCACTGGATGTTTGGCACAGTTATGTGCAAACTGATTTCAGGCTTGCAGGAAGCTACATTTTACTGCTGCGTCTTTCTTCTGGCATGTATTAGTATTGATCGCTACCTGGCCATCGTGAAAGCTACCCAATTTCTCGCCCAAAAACAGCATCTGGTGGGAAAAGTGTGTGCAGTGGTGTGGCTGTGTGCCTTTATGTTGTCCTTGCCCATTATGATAAATCGTGAGGCCTTTGTATCCAGTTCTACGGAGCAATATATATGCCATGACAATTTGACCGCTGAAAACATGGACAACTGGAGACTGAGTTGGCGGATTCTCCACCACACTTTGGGATTCTTCCTGCCATTGGCCGTCATGATTTTCTGCTATGGTTTCACCATCTGCACACTTTGCCGCTTGCGCAACAGCCAAAAGCAGAAGGCCATGCGGGTCATCCTATTTGTCGTGTTGGCTTTTATTGTCTGCTGGCTACCCAATAATATTCTAGAGTTAACAGACAACCTGATGCGAGGCGGCCATGTGAAGGAAACGTGTAAACTGAGAGACCGTATAGACGTTGCCTTGTACATCACGCAGGCATTGGCCTTCACCCACTGTGCGATAAACCCTATCTTGTATGCCTTCATTGGAAAGAAATTCCGCAACCAGCTTTTGAAGTCTCTCTTTAAGAAAGGCCTGTTGGGGAGAGACACAATGTCGAAATATCGCGTAGGATCTGCTTATAGCTCTGCAAGCACTAGGCAGATGTCAGTGACTCTGTAG